From Alkalidesulfovibrio alkalitolerans DSM 16529, a single genomic window includes:
- a CDS encoding ABC transporter permease gives MGGPSPSFLLTPGDRPHAEARLVLAGDWTVARLGALERELAALAAPSAEQVVFDLTGVSRLDSAGAWLAVRLRDEWMSRGKDVRMLTASPEHDLVLARVAHASPGPPPAPTPRLYILEMLDRSGRELTAGVRHTLRQVGFFGLLLKTLGRTLARPARLRLTSAVHHMETTGINAVPIVALLSFLIGTVMVFVGAQQLERFGAQVFAVNLLEIAVFREMGVLLTAIIVAGRSGSAFTAQIGSMKVNQEVDAMRAMGLDPMEMLVLPRCLALLVTLPLLTFLADMMGIVGGGLMCWLYLDISPAEFLERFRALTWPWHFWVGLIKAPFYALVIAVIGCFEGFEVSGSSASVGERTTQSVVESIFWIIVFNAFFASFFSMVGV, from the coding sequence ATGGGCGGGCCTTCCCCCTCCTTCCTTCTGACGCCCGGCGATCGTCCTCACGCCGAGGCGCGCCTCGTCCTCGCGGGCGACTGGACCGTGGCCCGCCTGGGAGCCCTGGAGCGTGAACTCGCCGCGCTCGCCGCGCCGAGCGCTGAACAGGTGGTGTTCGACCTTACGGGCGTTTCGCGCCTGGACTCCGCCGGGGCCTGGCTTGCGGTGCGCCTGCGCGACGAATGGATGTCCAGGGGCAAGGACGTGCGCATGCTCACGGCCAGTCCCGAACACGACCTCGTGCTCGCGCGCGTGGCTCATGCCTCGCCAGGGCCGCCGCCCGCGCCAACGCCTCGCCTGTACATCCTCGAAATGCTCGACCGCTCCGGCCGGGAACTCACCGCCGGGGTGCGCCACACCTTGCGCCAAGTGGGCTTCTTCGGCCTGCTGCTCAAGACCCTGGGCCGCACCCTGGCGCGCCCCGCACGGCTCAGGCTGACCTCGGCCGTGCACCACATGGAGACCACCGGAATCAACGCCGTGCCCATCGTGGCCCTGCTCTCGTTTCTCATCGGCACGGTCATGGTCTTCGTGGGCGCGCAGCAGCTCGAACGCTTCGGAGCCCAGGTCTTCGCGGTGAACCTTCTGGAAATCGCGGTCTTCCGCGAGATGGGCGTGCTGCTCACGGCGATCATCGTGGCCGGACGCTCGGGCAGCGCCTTCACGGCCCAGATCGGCTCCATGAAGGTCAACCAAGAGGTGGACGCCATGCGCGCCATGGGCCTCGACCCCATGGAAATGCTCGTTCTGCCGCGCTGTCTGGCCCTGCTCGTGACCCTGCCGCTGCTGACCTTCCTCGCGGACATGATGGGCATCGTCGGCGGCGGACTGATGTGCTGGCTGTACCTGGACATAAGCCCGGCGGAATTCCTGGAGCGCTTCCGGGCCCTGACCTGGCCCTGGCACTTCTGGGTGGGCCTCATCAAGGCTCCCTTCTACGCCCTGGTCATCGCGGTCATCGGCTGTTTCGAAGGCTTCGAGGTCAGCGGCTCCTCGGCCTCGGTTGGCGAGCGCACCACCCAGTCCGTGGTCGAGTCTATCTTCTGGATAATCGTGTTCAACGCCTTCTTCGCCTCGTTCTTCAGCATGGTGGGAGTCTAG